The Streptomyces sp. ICC1 DNA window CAGCTCCCGGATCAGCTCGCGGCTGCCGCGCAGCTCCTGCCGCAGCACGTCGTCGGTGGCCGCGGTGAGGTCCTGGTGCAGCAGCCCGTGCGAGCCGATCTCCTGTCCGGCGGCGGCGACTTCGCGGATCCCCTCGGCGGTGAGCAGGGCCTTGCGGGGTCCGAGCGGGTCCCAGACGTTGTCGACGCCGAGCCGCCCGGGCAGGACGAACAGCGTGGCGGTGCAGTCGTGGCGGAGCAGCAGCGGCAGCGCGCGGGTCAGGAAGTCGCTGTAGCCGTCGTCGAAGGTCAGGCCGACCAGTCCGGCGCCGCGCCCGGCGGCGCGGGCCCGCAGCAGCTCGCCGACGGACACTCCGCGCAGGCCCCGGGAGCGCAGCCACAGCAGCTGCGCCTCCAGGGCGTGCGGGGTGACGGTGATGCCGTACGGGTCCTCGGCGGGGTCGGTGAACTCGGCGACGGAGTGGTACATCAGGACCCACGGCGATGCGGTCCGGCGAGCGGGGAGCACCGCGGCGGGGGGCGCCGTTTCGGTGTCAGCGGACATTGCGGAACCTCTGGGTGAGCTGGGAGGTGAGGTGAGCGGTGAGCTGGGCGATCTGGCCGGGCAGGGCGATGACCTCCAGGGCCCGTATGGCCATGCCGGTGGCGCCGAACATGGCCGGGACGAGCAGGCAGCCGAGGGCGGCGCTGACGAGCGGGTCGGGGACCATCGGCCCGGCGATCCAGCCGGTGGCGCAGGCGGCGACGGCGGCGACGGAGAGCCGGCCGATGCTGACGGCGACCCGCCGGACCTGGATGGCGATGATGCGCGAGCCGAGTCCGGTGAGCAGCAGCGCGGCGGTGGTGGAGATGCCGGCGGCGTTGGCCGCGGCAATCCCGTAGGTTCCCCACCAGCCGACGGCGAAGGCTCCGGCCACGATGTTGACGAGGAGCCCGGCACCCATCGCGAGCGCCGGGAACCAGGTGGGCCGGGCGGTCGAGAAGAAGGGCCGGGACAATGCCCCGACGAGGCAGTGGCCGAGCAGGCCGAGGCCGTAGACCCGCATGACGGAGGCCGTGGCCTCGGTGTCCTGATGGGTGAACGCCCCGCGCTCGAAGAGCACTTGGATGATCTGGGGCGCGTATCCGATGACGAGCGCGGTGCCCATGAGGACGGCGAGGGAGGCGAGTGCGAGGTCCTGCTCCACGCGCCGCCGGGCCTTCTCCCGCTCCCCGCCGGCCATGGCCTGGGCGACGACGGGGAAGGTGACGGTGCAGATCATCAGGGACAGCACCATCGGCATCTGGGCGACTTTTTGCGCGTAGTTCAGGTGCGAGATGGCGCCGGACGGCAGCGAGGCGGCGAGGAACCGCTCGACCAGGACCTGCGACTGGCGGAAGACGGCGAAGAAGATGACCGGGGCGATCACCCCGAAGGCGATCAGGGTCGGCCGGTCCCGGTCGCGCTGGAAGCGCGGGGCGCCCTTTGCGCGGGGCGGTCCGAAGCCGACGTTGCGGATGAAGGCGGGCAGTTGGACCAGGGCCATCAGCATCCCGCCGATGGCGACCCCGGCGGCGGCGGCGCGCACTCCCCACAGGGCGTGCAGGGCCACCATGGTCCCGATGATCCCCACGTTGTACGACACGTAGATGGCGGCGGGCGGCACGAAGGAGCGGTGCGCCCTGAGCGCGGCGCTGAAGTAGCCGGCGATCCCGAAGGACAGCACGGTCAGGGCGGTCATCCGGGTGCATTCGACGGCGAGTCCCGGGTCCGGCAGCCCGGGCGCCAGGACGCCCACGACGAGCGGGGCGGCGACGATGAGCACGGACGCCACGGCGGCCAGGAGCACGAGGAGCCGGGGCAGCGTCGCCCCCACGAGCAGGCGTACGGGATCCTGCGCGCGGGCCTCCTTGCGGGTGAGCCCGGCCCTGCTGGCGGCCCGGCGGGCCAGGGCGTGGCTGAACGCGGGCACCATCAGCAGCGCCATGGCGTCCTCGATGAGCAGCGTCGAGGCCATCTCGGGGACGGTCCAGGCGATGAGGAAGGCGTCGCTGTCGTGGCCGGCGCCGAAGAGGTGCGCGATGGTCTGGTCCCGGACCAGCCCGAAGACGGCCCCGGCGGCGGTCAGCCCGGCGGTCACGGCGGCCGCCTTGGCCAGTGCGCTACCGCTCGACGAGCGGGCCCCGTCGGCCGGGGCCGCCCGGCCGGAGCCGCGGGGCCCGGTCCGCACGGGCCCCTGCTCGGGGTCCGCGGCGGCGCGGTCCCGGCGGGGGCGGGTGCGCCCGGTGGCCACCACGCGGACCGATCCGCCGTCGCCCGCGGGGCCCGGGATGCCGACGTGGGCCGCGCCGCGCCCGGCCGACGGCGGCCCGGCGGGCACGGCCACGGGCGGGTCGGCCGGCGCCGCGCCGTCACCGGCGGCGCCGGGCGCCGCGGGCGGGACGGCCGGGTGCGGCGGACGGCCCGCAGCCGCGGCGACCTCGGTCGCCGCGGCTGCGGGCCGCCGCCAGGGCGTGGTATCCGTCACCGGGCGGCCGCACCCTCAGGGGAGGCCGCCCCGGTCGCGGGCTTCGGACCGGCGCCGGAGGGCAGCGCCCACCAGGCGGCCAGGCCGATGATCACCCCGGTCAGGACGGTCGACGGGCCGCCGATGTCCGCGTAGAGGAAGTCGGTGAGTTGCCACACGAACAGCCCGACGGCGACGAGTCCGCAGTCCCGCAGCGCGGGCCCGCCGACCAGGCACCTGCGCAGGCCCGCCACCAGCAGGGCGAGCCAGCCGCCCGCCAGCGCGATCAGCCCGATCAGCCCCTGCTCGCTGAGCACCAGCAGGTACATGTTGTGCGGGGAGAGCAGCGGCTGCCGGATGTACGCCTGGCCCGCGCCGGCGGTGTCGCTGCCCGAGGACAGGGCCAGCCCGGAGTGCGAGTCCCGGTTGGCCGGGAAGCCCTTGAGCCCCACCCCCACCGCGGGCCGCTCGCGCCACATCGACCCGGCGGCGGCCCACATCGTGTAGCGGTCGGTGACCGACTGGTCGGGGGCGTCCGAGACCTGGGTGATCGAGGTCAGCCGCTCCGCGACCATCGCGGAGCCGACGCCGAGCCCGCCCACCAGCACCACTCCCACGGCGGCCAGGGCGACGAGCACCTTCAGCGCCCGCCTGATCCCGGCCAGCGCCATGACCAGTCCGGCGCCGCAGAAGGTCGCGATCCAGGCGCCGCGGCTGAAGGACAGCACCAGCGGGACGACCAGGGCCAGGGCCGCCGCGCCCGAGAACCGCCGGACCCGCGCCGGCAGTCCCGGCGCGAACGCCCCGGCCGTGGCGACGACCAGCCCGTAGGCGACGACCGTGGCCATGCCCATGACGTCGCCGGGGCCGAAGGTGCCCACGGCGCGGATGTCCTCGCCCTGGTACGAGGCTCCGGTGTGGGTGGCGAACTGCACCACGCCCACCGCGCCCTGGACCAGCGCCAGCACCACGAAGCAGCCGGCGGCGAGCCGGAACTCCCCGGCGTCGCGCACCAGCAGCACGATCGCCGCCGGGACCAGCACGAACACCTGGAGGTAGCGCACGAACCCGGGCAGGGCCGCGTACGGGTCGCCGGCGGTCACCGTCGCGACGGCGAGCCCGACGGCGGGCAGGCCCAGCGCGAGCACCCCCAGCGGGCTCAGCTGCCGCACCCGGCCCCGCAGGGCCTGGATCCCGCAGACGAGGACGAGGAGCAGGGACGCGGCGTCGGCGGGGCCGACCTTCCCGGAGGCGGTCGCGTCACCCGCCGGAAGCGGGGCGAGGAGGGCCAGTACGGTCGCGGCGAGCGGCAGCAGCGGCCAGTGCCGGCGCAGCAGTTCGGCGGGGTCCGGGCAGGACCATGACGTCGGTGACGTCGGTGCGGCAAGGCTCATGCTCAGCTGCCCCCCAACCGGAAGCGGAAGAACGAGGCCGCGGTGCGGGCCAGGATCCACAGGTCCTGCCACAGCGACCAGGTGTCGATGTAGTGGTTGTCGAAGCGGGCCCGGTCCTCGATGGAGGTGTCCCCGCGCAGGCCGTTGATCTGGGCGAGGCCGGTGATGCCCACCGGCATCCGGTGGCGGGCCTCGTACCCGGGGTGGACGCTGCTGAACTTGGCGACGAAGAAGGGCCGTTCGGGGCGCGGACCGACCAGGCTCATGTCACCCCGTACGACGTTCCACAGCTGCGGCAGCTCATCCAGGGAGGACTTGCGCAGGAAGGAGCCGACCGGGCTCATCCGGCAGTCGCCGGCCACCGTCCACCGGGTGGCGGACTCGTGGGCGTCGGCCCGCAGGGTGCGGAACTTCAGCAGGGTGAAGGGGCGCCCGTACAGGCCGACCCGCTCCTGCCGGAAGATCACCCCCGGCCCGTCCGAGAGCCGTACCACCAGCGCGCAGGCGCCCATCACGGGCGCCGCGGCGAGCAGGGCGAGCGAGGCGAGCAGGGAGTCGATGGCGCGCTTGGCGTACCGCTCCAGCGGGCGGGCCGGGCGCGGCAGCAGCGGCTGGACGGCGTAGCCCCACAGCTGGTCGGCGGGCTCGGCGACGCGCATGCCGGTGACCTTGGCGGTGCCCGCCGGGTCGGCGAGCCAGAGCCGGCACCCGTGG harbors:
- a CDS encoding polysaccharide deacetylase family protein; the encoded protein is MSADTETAPPAAVLPARRTASPWVLMYHSVAEFTDPAEDPYGITVTPHALEAQLLWLRSRGLRGVSVGELLRARAAGRGAGLVGLTFDDGYSDFLTRALPLLLRHDCTATLFVLPGRLGVDNVWDPLGPRKALLTAEGIREVAAAGQEIGSHGLLHQDLTAATDDVLRQELRGSRELIRELTGTLPAGFCYPYGHIDARVVAATRDAGYGYACAIDPGPLAGPHAMPRTHISQADGGPRLRIKQVRHQVRELRRAVHL
- a CDS encoding O-antigen ligase family protein, with protein sequence MSLAAPTSPTSWSCPDPAELLRRHWPLLPLAATVLALLAPLPAGDATASGKVGPADAASLLLVLVCGIQALRGRVRQLSPLGVLALGLPAVGLAVATVTAGDPYAALPGFVRYLQVFVLVPAAIVLLVRDAGEFRLAAGCFVVLALVQGAVGVVQFATHTGASYQGEDIRAVGTFGPGDVMGMATVVAYGLVVATAGAFAPGLPARVRRFSGAAALALVVPLVLSFSRGAWIATFCGAGLVMALAGIRRALKVLVALAAVGVVLVGGLGVGSAMVAERLTSITQVSDAPDQSVTDRYTMWAAAGSMWRERPAVGVGLKGFPANRDSHSGLALSSGSDTAGAGQAYIRQPLLSPHNMYLLVLSEQGLIGLIALAGGWLALLVAGLRRCLVGGPALRDCGLVAVGLFVWQLTDFLYADIGGPSTVLTGVIIGLAAWWALPSGAGPKPATGAASPEGAAAR
- a CDS encoding lipid II flippase MurJ; protein product: MTDTTPWRRPAAAATEVAAAAGRPPHPAVPPAAPGAAGDGAAPADPPVAVPAGPPSAGRGAAHVGIPGPAGDGGSVRVVATGRTRPRRDRAAADPEQGPVRTGPRGSGRAAPADGARSSSGSALAKAAAVTAGLTAAGAVFGLVRDQTIAHLFGAGHDSDAFLIAWTVPEMASTLLIEDAMALLMVPAFSHALARRAASRAGLTRKEARAQDPVRLLVGATLPRLLVLLAAVASVLIVAAPLVVGVLAPGLPDPGLAVECTRMTALTVLSFGIAGYFSAALRAHRSFVPPAAIYVSYNVGIIGTMVALHALWGVRAAAAGVAIGGMLMALVQLPAFIRNVGFGPPRAKGAPRFQRDRDRPTLIAFGVIAPVIFFAVFRQSQVLVERFLAASLPSGAISHLNYAQKVAQMPMVLSLMICTVTFPVVAQAMAGGEREKARRRVEQDLALASLAVLMGTALVIGYAPQIIQVLFERGAFTHQDTEATASVMRVYGLGLLGHCLVGALSRPFFSTARPTWFPALAMGAGLLVNIVAGAFAVGWWGTYGIAAANAAGISTTAALLLTGLGSRIIAIQVRRVAVSIGRLSVAAVAACATGWIAGPMVPDPLVSAALGCLLVPAMFGATGMAIRALEVIALPGQIAQLTAHLTSQLTQRFRNVR